The genomic segment GATGCAAACTTGAATTATGTAGGCTCTATTACCATTGATCAAGAACTTTTAGATGCAGCAAATATGCGTGTCGGACAAAAAATAGATATCGTGAATGTTAATAACGGTGAGCGTTTTTCAACCTATATCATTCCTGGTGAACCAGGTAAAAAAGATATCTGTTTGAATGGTGCAGCAGCCAGAAAAGTACATAAAGGTGATAAGATCATCATTATTGCATATGCAACGATGAGTGAAGAAGAAGCAGATGCACACCTAC from the Sulfurovum xiamenensis genome contains:
- the panD gene encoding aspartate 1-decarboxylase gives rise to the protein MNITMLYSKIHRATVTDANLNYVGSITIDQELLDAANMRVGQKIDIVNVNNGERFSTYIIPGEPGKKDICLNGAAARKVHKGDKIIIIAYATMSEEEADAHLPKIVILDDDNSIAEEFEGLE